From the Burkholderia ubonensis genome, one window contains:
- a CDS encoding ABC transporter substrate-binding protein: MRPILRPLAVAASLTCALAAHPALAAADDGGKITIMVGGIAKLIYLPARLTQELGYFKDEGLDVELLSQPAGVDAENELLAGAVQGVVGFYDHTIDLQSKGKDVKAIAVFGQVPGEAEMVATKAAPTFKSMADAKGKTLGVTGLGSSTSFLTQYLALQHGVPSTQYTMLPVGADASFIAAIKQGRIDAGMTTEPTVSALEKMGDAKVLVDLRTLEGTRAALGGTYPAASLYVQSAWADSHKAQATKLAHAFAKTMQFIHTHSAEEIAAKMPADYQKDKALYVAALKASLPMYTADAKMPADGPATVLKVLSAFNPSVKGKHIDLTRTYTNEYVSPK, translated from the coding sequence ATGCGCCCCATCCTGCGCCCCCTCGCCGTTGCAGCCTCCCTGACCTGCGCGCTCGCCGCGCATCCCGCCCTCGCCGCGGCGGACGACGGCGGCAAGATCACGATCATGGTCGGCGGGATCGCGAAGCTGATCTACCTGCCCGCGCGCCTGACCCAGGAACTCGGCTACTTCAAGGACGAAGGGCTCGACGTCGAGCTGCTGTCGCAGCCGGCCGGCGTCGATGCCGAGAACGAGCTGCTCGCGGGCGCGGTGCAGGGCGTGGTCGGCTTCTACGACCACACGATCGACCTGCAGAGCAAGGGCAAGGACGTGAAGGCGATCGCCGTGTTCGGCCAGGTGCCGGGCGAAGCCGAGATGGTGGCGACGAAGGCCGCGCCGACCTTCAAGTCGATGGCCGACGCGAAGGGCAAGACGCTAGGCGTGACGGGCCTCGGCTCGTCGACGAGCTTCCTCACGCAATACCTCGCGCTGCAGCACGGCGTGCCGTCGACCCAGTACACGATGCTGCCGGTCGGCGCCGACGCGAGCTTCATCGCCGCGATCAAGCAGGGCCGGATCGACGCCGGGATGACGACCGAGCCGACCGTGTCCGCGCTCGAGAAGATGGGCGACGCGAAGGTGCTGGTCGACCTGCGCACGCTCGAAGGCACGCGCGCGGCGCTCGGCGGCACCTACCCGGCCGCGAGCCTGTACGTGCAGTCCGCGTGGGCCGATTCGCACAAGGCGCAGGCGACGAAGCTCGCGCATGCGTTCGCGAAGACGATGCAGTTCATCCATACGCACAGCGCCGAGGAGATCGCCGCGAAGATGCCGGCCGACTACCAGAAGGACAAGGCGCTTTACGTGGCCGCGCTGAAGGCGTCGCTGCCGATGTACACCGCCGACGCGAAGATGCCGGCCGACGGCCCGGCGACCGTGCTGAAGGTGCTGTCGGCGTTCAACCCGTCGGTGAAGGGCAAGCACATCGACCTGACGCGCACCTACACCAATGAGTACGTGAGCCCGAAGTAA
- a CDS encoding ABC transporter ATP-binding protein, which translates to MNQAVSPSTPAIEFRNVSCRFISPEGKATVALRDFSMSVARGEFIAIVGPTGCGKSTTLNLITGLLKPASGEVRVMGRPVDGIDPRIGFVFQADAVFPWRNVIDNVAAGPLFRGRSKDVAYAQAEEWIRKVGLDKFTKHYPHQLSGGMRKRVALAQTFINQPEILLMDEPFSALDMQTRTLMQDELLQLWSANKGSVVFVTHDLEEAIALADRVFVLTARPATLKRVYPIDLPRPRVTSEIRYHPHFIEISKDIWHDLREEVQIG; encoded by the coding sequence ATGAACCAGGCAGTTTCACCGAGCACACCGGCGATCGAGTTTCGCAACGTGTCGTGCCGCTTCATTTCGCCGGAAGGCAAGGCAACCGTCGCGCTGCGCGACTTCAGCATGAGCGTCGCGCGCGGCGAGTTCATCGCGATCGTCGGGCCGACCGGCTGCGGCAAGTCGACGACGCTGAACCTGATCACCGGGCTGCTCAAGCCCGCGTCCGGCGAAGTGCGCGTGATGGGCCGCCCGGTCGACGGGATCGACCCGCGCATCGGCTTCGTGTTCCAGGCGGACGCCGTGTTCCCGTGGCGCAACGTGATCGACAACGTCGCCGCGGGCCCGCTGTTTCGCGGCCGCTCGAAGGACGTCGCGTACGCGCAGGCCGAGGAATGGATCCGCAAGGTCGGCCTCGACAAGTTCACGAAGCACTACCCGCACCAGCTGTCCGGCGGGATGAGGAAGCGCGTCGCGCTCGCGCAGACCTTCATCAACCAGCCGGAAATCCTGCTGATGGACGAGCCGTTCTCCGCGCTCGACATGCAGACCCGCACGCTGATGCAGGACGAGCTGCTGCAGCTCTGGTCCGCGAACAAGGGCTCGGTGGTGTTCGTCACGCACGACCTGGAAGAGGCGATCGCGCTCGCGGACCGCGTGTTCGTGCTGACCGCGCGCCCGGCGACGCTCAAGCGCGTGTACCCGATCGACCTGCCGCGCCCGCGCGTCACGTCGGAGATTCGCTATCACCCGCACTTCATCGAGATTTCCAAGGACATCTGGCACGACCTGCGCGAAGAAGTGCAGATCGGCTGA
- a CDS encoding ABC transporter permease, with amino-acid sequence MTDMTLPPTAIPAPTLEDESRAAQARLRRRRQLIIGLRIAVLVVVLGGWELAARLKWIDSFFFSQPTLIFAQIQDWFVNGTSQGPLLTQVWVTLEETTIGFLIGSVAGVICGIVLGRNKLMADVFGLYIQIANSIPRVVLGSVFVIALGLGMASKIALAVVMVFFVVFGNAFQGVREADRYLIANAQILGASRRQITTSVVIPSALSWILASLHVSFGFALVGAVVGEFLGSKQGIGLLISTAQGAFNASGVFAAMIVLAVVALAADYLLTRLERRLLKWRPAAF; translated from the coding sequence ATGACCGACATGACGCTTCCCCCCACCGCCATTCCGGCGCCGACGCTCGAGGACGAGTCGCGCGCCGCACAGGCCCGGCTGCGCCGCCGCCGGCAACTGATCATCGGCCTGCGGATCGCCGTGCTCGTCGTCGTGCTGGGCGGCTGGGAACTCGCCGCGCGGCTCAAGTGGATCGATTCGTTCTTCTTCTCGCAGCCGACGCTGATCTTCGCGCAGATCCAGGACTGGTTCGTCAACGGCACGTCGCAGGGGCCGCTGCTCACGCAGGTGTGGGTGACGCTCGAGGAAACCACGATCGGCTTCCTGATCGGCTCGGTCGCCGGCGTGATCTGCGGGATCGTGCTCGGCCGCAACAAGCTGATGGCCGACGTGTTCGGCCTCTACATCCAGATCGCGAACTCGATCCCGCGCGTCGTGCTCGGCTCGGTGTTCGTGATCGCGCTCGGCCTCGGGATGGCGTCGAAGATCGCGCTGGCCGTCGTGATGGTGTTCTTCGTGGTGTTCGGCAACGCGTTCCAGGGCGTGCGCGAAGCGGACCGCTACCTGATCGCGAACGCGCAGATCCTCGGCGCGTCGCGCCGGCAGATCACCACGTCGGTCGTGATCCCGTCCGCGCTCTCGTGGATTCTCGCGAGCCTGCACGTGAGCTTCGGCTTCGCGCTGGTCGGCGCGGTGGTCGGCGAATTCCTCGGCTCCAAGCAGGGCATCGGCCTGCTGATCTCCACCGCGCAGGGCGCGTTCAACGCGAGCGGCGTGTTCGCGGCGATGATCGTGCTGGCCGTGGTCGCGCTGGCCGCCGACTACCTGCTGACGCGGCTCGAAAGGCGGCTGCTGAAGTGGCGTCCGGCCGCGTTCTGA
- a CDS encoding sensor histidine kinase — protein MTHSLRGRLLWWLLLPLAAFVLIAGAMSYDTARRTADLVQDSALVASARTIGEDVEWRNGYLAADVPPAALEIFESPSRDSVFYKVVDGHGRLLAGNPELEVPARHGAEPTLYDTALDGIGLRAVAYDRQLYNEGQVETVTVAVAKTPRSRGAMLDTIWRPQLARLSLMLLLAVALVYLGLTFELRPLMKLKDDVADRGPMELEPIRPERLQHELRPIVDAINQCIARLNTHTATQRRFIADAAHQLRTPIAVLDTQIQYAQQRERDDPELTAMLDSMQRSSRKMADVTDKLLLLAHAEATPPTLLTHRVDLAAVVSSVFEETIVLAQRRNIDLGADLGEQLDVTGSDSLLTALVMNLVDNAVRYTQPGGCVTVAARRDGDTVVLDVIDDGPGIPAEARPHVFKRFYRVSSDTEGSGLGLAIVREIAQAHGGMASLAPGPGNRGVVVTVRLPAYV, from the coding sequence ATGACGCACAGCCTGCGCGGTCGGCTGCTGTGGTGGCTGCTGCTGCCGCTCGCGGCGTTCGTGCTGATCGCGGGCGCGATGTCGTACGACACCGCGCGCCGCACCGCCGACCTCGTGCAGGACAGCGCGCTCGTCGCGTCCGCGCGCACGATCGGCGAGGACGTCGAGTGGCGCAACGGCTATCTCGCGGCCGACGTGCCGCCGGCCGCGCTGGAGATTTTCGAGTCGCCGTCGCGCGATTCGGTGTTCTACAAGGTGGTCGACGGCCACGGCCGGCTGCTCGCGGGCAATCCCGAGCTCGAGGTGCCCGCGCGGCACGGCGCCGAGCCGACGCTCTACGACACGGCGCTCGACGGCATCGGGCTGCGCGCGGTCGCGTACGACCGCCAGCTGTACAACGAAGGCCAGGTCGAGACGGTGACGGTGGCGGTCGCGAAGACGCCGCGCTCGCGCGGCGCGATGCTCGACACGATCTGGCGGCCGCAGCTCGCGCGGCTGTCGCTGATGCTGCTGCTCGCGGTCGCGCTCGTGTATCTCGGCCTCACCTTCGAGCTGCGGCCGCTGATGAAGCTGAAGGACGACGTCGCGGACCGCGGGCCGATGGAGCTGGAGCCGATCCGCCCGGAGCGGCTGCAGCACGAGCTGCGGCCGATCGTCGACGCGATCAACCAGTGCATCGCGCGGCTGAACACGCACACGGCGACGCAGCGGCGCTTCATCGCCGACGCCGCGCACCAGCTGCGCACGCCGATCGCGGTGCTCGACACGCAGATCCAGTACGCGCAGCAGCGCGAGCGCGACGATCCGGAGCTGACCGCGATGCTCGACAGCATGCAGCGCAGCAGCCGCAAGATGGCGGACGTGACCGACAAGCTGCTGCTGCTCGCGCACGCGGAGGCGACGCCGCCGACGCTGCTCACGCATCGCGTCGACCTGGCGGCGGTCGTATCGAGCGTGTTCGAGGAGACGATCGTGCTCGCGCAGCGGCGCAATATCGACCTCGGCGCGGACCTCGGCGAACAGCTTGACGTGACGGGCAGCGACAGCCTGCTGACCGCGCTCGTGATGAATCTCGTCGACAACGCGGTGCGCTATACGCAGCCGGGCGGCTGCGTGACGGTCGCCGCGCGCCGCGACGGCGACACGGTCGTGCTCGACGTGATCGACGACGGCCCCGGCATTCCGGCGGAGGCGCGCCCGCACGTGTTCAAGCGCTTCTACCGCGTGTCGAGCGATACTGAAGGATCGGGGCTCGGCCTCGCGATCGTGCGCGAGATCGCGCAGGCGCACGGCGGGATGGCGTCGCTCGCGCCGGGGCCCGGCAACCGCGGGGTCGTCGTGACGGTGCGGCTGCCCGCCTATGTCTGA
- a CDS encoding response regulator — translation MKLLLVEDNAELAHWIVNLLRGEDFAVDSVGDGERADAVLKTERYDAVLLDMRLPGISGKEVLGRLRRRNDNVPVLMLTAHGSVDDKVDCFGAGADDYVVKPFESRELVARIRALIRRQAGVGATRLVCGDLVYAFGTREFRCHDAPLALRRREHAILETLMLQQNKTVSKARLMDSVFALDDEPSADAIDIYIHRLRKHLALSTAEIITLRGLGYILRAKPAQH, via the coding sequence ATGAAACTCCTGCTGGTCGAAGACAACGCCGAGCTCGCGCACTGGATCGTGAACCTGCTGCGCGGCGAGGATTTCGCGGTCGACAGCGTCGGCGACGGCGAGCGCGCGGATGCGGTGCTGAAGACCGAGCGCTACGACGCGGTGCTGCTCGACATGCGGCTGCCGGGCATCAGCGGCAAGGAAGTGCTCGGCCGCCTGCGGCGCCGCAACGACAACGTGCCGGTGCTGATGCTGACCGCGCACGGCTCGGTCGACGACAAGGTCGACTGCTTCGGCGCGGGGGCCGACGACTACGTCGTCAAGCCGTTCGAGTCGCGCGAGCTGGTTGCGCGCATCCGCGCGCTGATCCGCCGGCAGGCGGGCGTCGGCGCGACCCGGCTCGTGTGCGGCGATCTCGTCTATGCGTTCGGCACGCGCGAGTTCCGCTGCCATGACGCGCCGCTCGCGCTGCGCCGCCGCGAGCACGCGATCCTCGAGACGCTGATGCTGCAGCAGAACAAGACCGTGTCGAAGGCGCGGCTGATGGACAGCGTGTTCGCGCTCGACGACGAGCCGAGCGCGGACGCGATCGACATCTACATCCACCGGCTGCGCAAGCATCTCGCGCTCAGCACGGCGGAGATCATCACGCTGCGCGGGCTCGGCTACATCCTGCGCGCGAAACCCGCGCAGCACTGA
- a CDS encoding porin, which produces MKRKYLALSIATGLCAATQAHAQSSVQLYGLMDLSFPTYRTHADANGKHVIGMGNQGEPWFSGSRWGLRGAEDIGGGTKVIFRLESEYVVANGQMEDEGQIFDRDAWVGIQDDRFGKLTAGFQNSIARDAAAIYGDAYGTAQLTTEEGGWTNSNNFKQMIFYAAGPTGTRYNNGLAWKKLFSNGIFASAGYQFSNSTSFATGSAYQVALGYNGGPFNVSGFYSHVNHNGFRNQTFSAGGNYTFSIVRVNAGYFRYNGDQGALGQRHDNAWTVSMKIAPQGPLDYELGYQQMRIKNAAYNADGFTPNANLGAFSLTNGVGNGFKETIYGSIFYHLSKRTELYLAGDYMKLHGGYKVSSTFGSNNQLELTTGIRTRF; this is translated from the coding sequence TTGAAACGAAAATACCTGGCCCTTTCCATCGCGACGGGGCTGTGCGCCGCGACGCAGGCTCATGCGCAATCGAGCGTGCAGCTCTATGGCCTGATGGACCTGAGCTTCCCGACCTACCGCACGCACGCGGATGCGAACGGCAAGCACGTGATCGGCATGGGCAACCAAGGCGAGCCGTGGTTCAGCGGCAGCCGCTGGGGCCTGCGCGGCGCCGAGGACATCGGCGGCGGCACGAAGGTGATCTTCCGCCTCGAAAGCGAATACGTGGTCGCGAACGGCCAGATGGAAGACGAAGGCCAGATCTTCGACCGCGACGCATGGGTCGGCATCCAGGACGACCGCTTCGGCAAGCTGACGGCCGGCTTCCAGAACTCGATCGCGCGCGACGCGGCGGCGATCTACGGCGACGCGTACGGCACCGCGCAGCTGACCACCGAGGAAGGCGGCTGGACCAACTCGAACAACTTCAAGCAGATGATCTTCTACGCGGCCGGCCCGACCGGCACGCGCTACAACAACGGCCTCGCGTGGAAGAAGCTGTTCAGCAACGGCATCTTCGCCAGCGCGGGCTACCAGTTCAGCAACTCGACCAGCTTCGCGACCGGCTCCGCGTACCAGGTCGCGCTCGGCTACAACGGCGGGCCGTTCAACGTGTCGGGCTTCTACAGCCACGTGAACCACAACGGCTTCAGGAACCAGACGTTCTCGGCCGGCGGCAACTACACGTTCAGCATCGTGCGCGTGAATGCCGGCTACTTCCGCTACAACGGCGACCAGGGCGCGCTCGGCCAGCGTCACGACAACGCGTGGACCGTGTCGATGAAGATCGCGCCGCAGGGCCCGCTCGACTACGAGCTCGGCTACCAGCAGATGCGCATCAAGAACGCCGCATACAACGCGGACGGCTTCACGCCGAACGCGAACCTCGGCGCGTTCAGCCTGACCAACGGCGTCGGCAACGGCTTCAAGGAGACGATCTATGGGTCGATCTTCTACCACCTGAGCAAGCGCACCGAGCTCTACCTGGCGGGCGACTACATGAAGCTGCACGGCGGCTACAAGGTGTCGTCGACGTTCGGCTCGAACAACCAGCTCGAGCTGACGACCGGCATCCGCACCCGCTTCTGA
- a CDS encoding site-specific DNA-methyltransferase, translated as MHKLDAASPQAKSTDFTADNVARLKALFPELVTEGPGGASVDVDALKALVGDRTVGNADERYGFHWHGKRRARQAALTPSTGTLRPCPADSVAWDDTRHLVIEGDNLDVMKLLHKSYAGKVKLVYIDPPYNTGSDFVYPDDFSDSLRHYLAVTGQTDGGVKRSTNTEANGRFHTDWLNMMYPRLKLAHALLSDAGLIAVHIDEHEVHALVLMLREIFGEENELGVAVWDKRNPKGDARGVAYQHESLVLFARNAEALHEATPLKRPKRNAQRMLDAAYDLVRRSGTHADAAQAYRAWVKAQTNLSGGEVMYDRLSEDGRVYRLVSMAWPNKKKAPDEYFVPLVHPVTGKPCAMPERGWRNPPATMQALLERGLIEFGADETTQPQRIYYLDENMYENVPSVLPFGGSDDALLKALGVPFEQPKPVDFAAAVIGWCTRGDDIVVDCFAGSGSTGHAVMQLNATDGGARRYVLVQLPEPLDGRDKAQQAAAEFCAKLKKPATLAELTKERLRRAAQQVARDYPESYGDLGFRVYRLDTTNVIEWDPRRDDFDHALFASVEHVKTGRSDDDLLAELTLKLGLDLCTPVTHHAVAGKTVHLIGRSVLACFDARVSRDDAEPLADGIVALLDAHGAPRDVTCLFRDSGFVDDVAKLNLAALLEQHGVKRVRSL; from the coding sequence ATGCACAAACTCGATGCGGCGAGCCCGCAGGCGAAGTCGACGGATTTCACCGCCGACAACGTCGCGCGCCTGAAGGCGCTGTTCCCCGAACTCGTGACCGAAGGCCCCGGCGGCGCATCGGTCGACGTCGACGCGTTGAAGGCGCTGGTCGGCGATCGCACGGTCGGCAACGCCGACGAACGATACGGCTTCCACTGGCACGGCAAGCGCCGCGCGCGGCAGGCGGCGCTCACGCCGTCGACCGGCACGCTGCGGCCCTGCCCGGCCGACAGCGTCGCGTGGGACGACACCCGCCACCTCGTGATCGAGGGCGACAACCTCGACGTGATGAAGCTCTTGCACAAGAGCTACGCGGGCAAGGTGAAGCTGGTCTACATCGATCCGCCGTACAACACCGGCAGCGATTTCGTGTACCCGGACGACTTCAGCGACAGCCTGCGCCACTACCTCGCGGTCACGGGCCAGACCGACGGCGGCGTGAAGCGCAGCACCAACACCGAGGCGAACGGCCGGTTCCATACCGACTGGCTGAACATGATGTATCCGCGCCTGAAGCTCGCGCACGCGCTGCTGTCCGACGCCGGGCTGATCGCCGTGCACATCGACGAGCACGAGGTGCATGCGCTCGTGCTGATGCTGCGCGAGATCTTCGGCGAGGAGAACGAGCTCGGCGTGGCCGTGTGGGACAAGCGCAACCCGAAGGGTGACGCGCGCGGCGTCGCGTACCAGCACGAGTCGCTCGTGCTGTTCGCGCGCAACGCGGAGGCGCTGCACGAAGCGACGCCGCTCAAGCGCCCGAAGCGCAACGCGCAGCGCATGCTCGACGCGGCGTACGACCTGGTGCGCCGCAGCGGCACCCATGCGGACGCCGCGCAGGCGTATCGCGCGTGGGTCAAGGCGCAGACCAACCTGTCCGGCGGCGAGGTGATGTACGACCGGCTGTCGGAGGACGGCCGCGTGTACCGCCTCGTGTCGATGGCATGGCCGAACAAGAAGAAGGCCCCGGACGAATACTTCGTGCCGCTCGTGCACCCGGTCACGGGCAAGCCGTGCGCGATGCCCGAGCGCGGCTGGCGCAATCCGCCCGCGACGATGCAGGCGCTGCTCGAGCGCGGGCTGATCGAGTTCGGCGCGGACGAGACCACGCAGCCGCAGCGGATCTACTACCTCGACGAGAACATGTACGAGAACGTGCCGTCGGTGCTGCCGTTCGGCGGCTCGGACGACGCGCTGCTGAAGGCGCTCGGCGTGCCGTTCGAGCAGCCGAAGCCGGTCGATTTCGCGGCGGCGGTGATCGGCTGGTGCACGCGCGGTGACGACATCGTCGTCGACTGCTTCGCGGGCTCCGGCTCGACCGGCCACGCGGTGATGCAGCTCAACGCGACCGACGGCGGTGCGCGCCGCTACGTGCTCGTGCAGCTGCCCGAGCCGCTCGACGGCCGTGACAAGGCGCAGCAGGCCGCGGCCGAATTCTGCGCGAAGCTGAAGAAGCCCGCGACGCTCGCCGAGCTGACCAAGGAGCGCCTGCGCCGCGCCGCGCAGCAGGTCGCGCGCGACTATCCGGAAAGCTATGGCGACCTCGGCTTTCGCGTGTACCGGCTCGACACGACCAACGTGATCGAGTGGGACCCGCGCCGCGACGATTTCGACCATGCGCTGTTCGCATCGGTCGAGCACGTGAAGACCGGCCGCAGCGACGACGACCTGCTCGCCGAGCTGACGCTCAAGCTCGGCCTCGACCTGTGCACGCCGGTCACGCATCACGCGGTCGCCGGCAAGACGGTCCACCTGATCGGCCGGTCGGTGCTCGCCTGCTTCGACGCACGCGTGTCGCGCGACGACGCCGAGCCGCTCGCCGACGGCATCGTCGCGCTGCTCGACGCGCACGGCGCGCCGCGCGACGTCACCTGCCTGTTCCGCGACAGCGGCTTCGTCGACGACGTCGCGAAGCTCAATCTCGCCGCGCTGCTCGAGCAGCACGGCGTGAAGCGCGTGCGGAGCCTGTGA
- a CDS encoding type III restriction-modification system endonuclease, translating to MRLHFEADLDYQRDAIDAVCDLFRGQEACRGDFSVLANAAPGTSASAQTALGFALSERGVGNHLSITADALARNLADVQLRGGLPPSGDPASRDFTVEMETGTGKTYVYLRTIFELNRRYGFTKFVIVVPSVAIKEGVHKTLLITEDHFRGLYAGMPYDYFLYDSAKLGQVRHFAASATIQIMVMTVAAINKKDVNNLYKDSEKTGGEKPIDLIRATRPIVIVDEPQSVDGGLEGRGREALAAMDPLCTLRYSATHVDRHHMVYRLDAVDAYERKLVKQIEIASAIVEDAHNKPYLRLVGVSNRRGAIAARVELDVATAAGVKRQIASVTDGDDLERVTKRALYAGLRIGEVHAAKGAEYIELRHPAGEAFLSLGEAYGDIDTLAVQREMIRRTIREHLDKELRLAERGVKVLSLFFVDSVERYRRYDENGMPVKGDYALIFEEEYARAARVPAYRALFDGVDVAREVEAAHNGYFSIDRKGGWTDTSESSAASRENAERAYGLIMREKEALLSFDTPLKFIFSHSALKEGWDNPNVFQICTLRDIQTERERRQTLGRGLRLAVDQDGERVRDPGVNTLTVIATERYESFAENLQKEIEADTGIRFGIVEEHQFAALAVQEGDGPAHALGIELSGVLWTHLREHGYVDAQGKVLDRLKDALRQSALVLPPAFEMLRPGIVATLRKVSGRFAVRNADERREIALRRDPSGKAVVLGPDFRALWERIKHRTVYRVQFDNAKLVSDCAAALRDAPEVARARLQWRKAEIDIGKAGVEAIEVTGAGTVLIDEGALLLPDLLTELQDRTQLTRRSLATILADSGRLDDFRLNPQQFIALAADAINRCKRLALVDGIAYRKLGERHVHALESFESEALTGYLRNLRTDARKSIHEAVVCETDAERAFADALEARDDVQLYAKLPRWFDAQTPLGSYHPDWAVLASDGGDARLYFVVDTPRSADDDAPREHERAKLACGDAHFRALADGDDAARFVRVAQVDALFEPGAAAGGRAG from the coding sequence ATGCGGCTGCATTTCGAAGCGGACCTCGACTACCAGCGCGACGCGATCGACGCCGTCTGCGACCTGTTTCGCGGGCAGGAGGCGTGCCGCGGCGACTTCAGCGTGCTCGCGAACGCCGCGCCCGGCACGTCGGCGAGCGCGCAGACGGCGCTCGGCTTCGCGCTGTCGGAGCGCGGCGTCGGCAACCACCTGTCGATCACCGCCGACGCGCTCGCGCGCAACCTCGCCGACGTGCAGCTGCGCGGCGGGCTGCCGCCGTCCGGCGACCCGGCCTCGCGCGACTTCACGGTCGAGATGGAGACCGGCACCGGCAAGACCTACGTGTACCTGCGCACGATCTTCGAGCTGAACCGCCGCTACGGCTTCACGAAGTTCGTGATCGTCGTGCCGTCGGTCGCGATCAAGGAAGGCGTGCACAAGACGCTGCTGATCACCGAGGACCATTTCCGCGGCCTGTACGCGGGCATGCCGTACGACTACTTCCTGTACGACTCCGCGAAGCTCGGCCAGGTGCGCCACTTCGCGGCGAGCGCGACGATCCAGATCATGGTGATGACGGTCGCCGCGATCAACAAGAAGGACGTCAACAACCTCTACAAGGACAGCGAGAAGACCGGCGGCGAGAAGCCGATCGACCTGATCCGCGCGACCCGACCGATCGTGATCGTCGACGAGCCGCAAAGCGTCGACGGCGGCCTCGAGGGGCGCGGCCGCGAGGCGCTCGCCGCGATGGACCCGCTGTGCACGCTGCGCTACTCGGCGACCCACGTCGACCGGCACCACATGGTGTACCGGCTCGACGCGGTCGACGCGTACGAGCGCAAGCTCGTCAAGCAGATCGAGATCGCATCGGCGATCGTCGAGGACGCGCACAACAAGCCGTACCTGCGGCTCGTCGGCGTGTCGAACCGGCGCGGCGCGATCGCCGCGCGCGTCGAGCTCGACGTCGCGACGGCGGCCGGCGTGAAGCGCCAGATCGCGTCCGTGACCGACGGCGACGATCTCGAGCGCGTGACGAAGCGCGCGCTGTATGCGGGCCTGCGGATCGGCGAGGTGCATGCGGCGAAGGGCGCGGAATACATCGAGCTGCGCCATCCGGCGGGCGAGGCGTTCCTGTCGCTCGGCGAGGCGTACGGCGACATCGACACGCTCGCCGTGCAGCGCGAGATGATCCGCCGCACGATCCGCGAGCATCTGGACAAGGAGCTGCGGCTCGCCGAGCGCGGCGTGAAGGTGCTGTCGCTGTTCTTCGTCGATTCGGTCGAGCGCTATCGCCGGTACGACGAGAACGGGATGCCCGTGAAGGGCGACTACGCGCTGATCTTCGAAGAGGAGTACGCGCGCGCGGCGCGCGTGCCCGCGTATCGCGCGCTGTTCGACGGCGTCGACGTCGCGCGCGAGGTCGAGGCGGCGCACAACGGCTACTTCTCGATCGACCGCAAGGGCGGCTGGACCGACACGAGCGAGAGCAGCGCCGCGAGCCGCGAGAACGCGGAGCGCGCGTACGGGCTCATCATGCGCGAGAAGGAAGCGCTGCTGTCGTTCGACACGCCGCTCAAGTTCATCTTCTCGCACTCGGCGCTCAAGGAAGGCTGGGACAACCCGAACGTGTTCCAGATCTGCACGCTGCGCGACATCCAGACCGAACGCGAGCGCCGCCAGACGCTCGGCCGCGGGCTGCGCCTCGCGGTCGATCAGGACGGCGAACGGGTGCGCGACCCGGGCGTGAACACGCTCACCGTGATCGCGACCGAGCGCTACGAGAGCTTCGCGGAGAACCTGCAGAAGGAAATCGAGGCCGATACGGGCATCCGTTTCGGGATCGTCGAGGAGCACCAGTTCGCGGCGCTCGCGGTGCAGGAGGGCGACGGCCCCGCGCATGCGCTCGGCATCGAACTCTCGGGCGTGCTGTGGACGCACCTGCGCGAGCACGGCTACGTCGACGCGCAGGGCAAGGTGCTCGACCGGCTGAAGGACGCGCTGCGGCAAAGCGCGCTCGTGCTGCCGCCGGCGTTCGAGATGCTGCGCCCGGGCATCGTCGCGACGCTGCGCAAGGTGTCCGGCCGCTTCGCGGTGCGCAACGCGGACGAGCGCCGCGAGATCGCGTTGCGCCGCGACCCGTCGGGCAAGGCGGTGGTGCTCGGCCCCGACTTCCGCGCGCTGTGGGAGCGCATCAAGCATCGCACCGTGTACCGCGTGCAGTTCGACAACGCGAAGCTCGTGAGCGATTGCGCGGCCGCGCTGCGCGACGCGCCCGAGGTGGCGCGCGCGCGGCTGCAGTGGCGCAAGGCCGAGATCGACATCGGCAAGGCCGGCGTCGAGGCGATCGAGGTGACGGGCGCCGGCACGGTGCTGATCGACGAAGGTGCGCTGCTGCTGCCCGACCTGCTCACCGAGCTGCAGGACCGCACGCAGCTCACGCGCCGCTCGCTCGCGACGATCCTCGCGGACAGCGGCCGGCTCGACGATTTCCGGCTCAACCCGCAGCAGTTCATCGCGCTCGCGGCCGACGCGATCAACCGCTGCAAGCGGCTCGCGCTCGTCGACGGCATCGCGTACCGCAAGCTCGGCGAGCGGCATGTGCACGCGCTCGAATCGTTCGAGAGCGAAGCGCTGACCGGCTACCTGCGCAACCTGCGCACGGACGCGCGCAAGTCGATTCACGAGGCGGTGGTGTGCGAGACCGACGCCGAGCGCGCGTTCGCGGATGCGCTCGAGGCGCGCGACGACGTGCAGCTCTACGCGAAGCTGCCGCGCTGGTTCGACGCGCAGACGCCGCTCGGCAGCTATCACCCCGACTGGGCGGTGCTCGCGAGTGATGGCGGCGATGCGCGCCTGTACTTCGTCGTCGATACGCCGCGCAGCGCCGACGACGACGCGCCGCGCGAGCACGAGCGCGCGAAGCTCGCGTGCGGCGACGCGCATTTCCGGGCGCTCGCCGACGGCGACGATGCGGCGCGCTTCGTGCGCGTCGCGCAGGTCGATGCGCTGTTCGAGCCCGGTGCGGCGGCGGGCGGCCGCGCGGGTTGA